TTATCATCATCTGATACGGCTGGTGTTCCAACTTCAATTAAAGGAACCCCTATTTTATCAAGCTCTTGTGCAATGAAAACTTTTTCATCTTCGGTAAAAACTATTCCTGCCGTTTGCTCCCCGTCTCTTAAAGTAACGTCATGGATAATTACCTTTTCAGGTATTTTCATTTGAGATCTAACTTCATCAATATAATTTAAATGAGTTATCCATTTTTCGTCTGTAAAATAAGGTTCTTTCAAAGTACAATTTTCGATCGGTTCTATGTTTTTCATACTATATGCCTCCTCACATAATAGTAACAGGTTTTTGTTGGAAACCACGCACAATCCAATTTCGAATTTCTAAATAATAAAGCTAATTACATACTAGCCTCGCACTCGATAGTCATCATACTTCAACAATAGCAACGGGTCTAATCCAAGCTGCACTAGCTTTAGCCAATTTTATTGGAAAACATGCCACTTTAAAACCATGAGGTTTTGGAATGAGATCAAGATTTGCTAATTTTTCTATATGACAATATTCTTTTTCGATTCCAGCAAAATGAGCAGGCCAAATTTTATGTCCATCTCCAGTTTCTTTGTAATCATTTGCCATATCTTTGAATGCTCTATCATAACCATATGCATCGATTCCTATAATCTTCACCCCTTGATCAAGAATCCAAAGTGTCGCATCTCTACTCATGCCTGGTTGTAAGAAATAGTCAGGACTCTCTATTTTTTTATCACATCCCGTTTCAATTAGGACTATGTCTAAGGGTTTAATCGTATAATTTATATTATTAAGTGCTTTTTTTATGTCATCTACTGCAATCTCTTCACCAGCTTTTTTATGGCGCATATCTAATACCACCCCATCCGAAAAACACCATTCAAGAGGTATTTCGTCAATAGTTTTGGCGAGTTTCCCTTCAGCCATGGGATAAAAATGCCAAGGAGCATCAAGATGCGTCCCACAATGGGTCATAATAGTGAGCCATTCATATGCCCATCCCAGTCCTGAAGAATATACCAAATCTCTCTGCTTAACTCCAAATTTATTTCTCATCTCAACTGCTCCTGCCCTATGGTCAAAATAATCAATTTTTGCTGGCCAAGGTTCCGAAGAAGATTCACTTTCTATCAAAACACTTAAATCAATTATTTTTATCATAATTTTTTTACCTCCTTTTTATATTATTTTTACTCACTTTAGAAATTCCAAAATCCTTATTATATATGTTTTAGAACTGATTTTTTTACAAAATACTTCCTCAATTCTAATCTTTACTAATTCTTAATTTTTTAACCTTTTCGGTACTTGTATTGAAGGAGAAGGAAGGACTCTGCCCTGGACCCACTTTAAATCAAATGCTTATTCTCCGAAAAATTATCATTTTTTAAATCCCCGAGAACTTTATTAATGTTTTAACAAAATTATTTTCCTATTTTTATGCCCTTCCCCATGCTCCATAACTATTTCCTTTTAGTGCGAGTCTATTAACTTTGCATTTATTA
This region of Petrotoga sp. 9PWA.NaAc.5.4 genomic DNA includes:
- a CDS encoding cyclase family protein; the protein is MIKIIDLSVLIESESSSEPWPAKIDYFDHRAGAVEMRNKFGVKQRDLVYSSGLGWAYEWLTIMTHCGTHLDAPWHFYPMAEGKLAKTIDEIPLEWCFSDGVVLDMRHKKAGEEIAVDDIKKALNNINYTIKPLDIVLIETGCDKKIESPDYFLQPGMSRDATLWILDQGVKIIGIDAYGYDRAFKDMANDYKETGDGHKIWPAHFAGIEKEYCHIEKLANLDLIPKPHGFKVACFPIKLAKASAAWIRPVAIVEV